Proteins encoded together in one Bactrocera neohumeralis isolate Rockhampton chromosome 4, APGP_CSIRO_Bneo_wtdbg2-racon-allhic-juicebox.fasta_v2, whole genome shotgun sequence window:
- the LOC126754789 gene encoding uncharacterized protein LOC126754789 isoform X1, producing the protein MTSTSTIKKFTIVFGFICSLLALVLIAFGIYVLSSYRVNEVGSLAAYAYICLGVATILVSLLGFVGAARESVCCTITVCTPECLNFITFLLILLICQIAITFLLVKGEQTVASHLSNNLDVAWEEELNSPGAMSLYETWLGCCGRASPHDYIVNDRMPPMTCFKNGDNTKSENLIGTGCRIMFENYWLSLLRAFNVIACVMIGLELLVSVISCCLCTSIRNDHRRSYY; encoded by the exons CTGCTTGCCTTGGTGCTAATCGCGTTCGGCATTTATGTGCTCTCCTCCTACAGAGTCAATGAAGTCGGTTCTTTGGCCGCCTATGCCTACATTTGTTTAGGTGTTGCCACAATACTTGTATCTTTGCTGGGATTCGTTGGTGCGGCCAGGGAAAGCGTTTGCTGTACAATTACAGTATGTACGCCGGAATGCCTAAAT TTTATcacttttcttttgattttgttgatcTGCCAAATCGCAATCACTTTCCTTTTGGTGAAAGGTGAACAAACAGTAGCATCACATCTCTCGAATAATTTGGATGTGGCTTGGGAAGAAGAACTGAACAGCCCTGGAGCGATGTCTCTGTATGAGACTTGG CTCGGTTGTTGCGGTCGGGCCAGCCCACACGATTATATAGTCAATGATCGCATGCCGCCAATGACGTGCTTCAAGAATGGCGATAATACGAAGAGTGAAAATCTGATCGGCACCGGCTGTCGCATAATGTTTGAGAACTACTGGCTGAGCTTGTTGCGTGCCTTCAATGTAATCGCTTGTGTGATGATTGGCTTGGAG TTATTGGTTAGCGTGATCTCGTGCTGCCTGTGCACTAGCATACGCAATGATCACCGGCGCTCCTATTATTAA
- the LOC126754789 gene encoding 23 kDa integral membrane protein isoform X2, whose protein sequence is MTSTSTIKKFTIVFGFICSLLALVLIAFGIYVLSSYRVNEVGSLAAYAYICLGVATILVSLLGFVGAARESVCCTITFITFLLILLICQIAITFLLVKGEQTVASHLSNNLDVAWEEELNSPGAMSLYETWLGCCGRASPHDYIVNDRMPPMTCFKNGDNTKSENLIGTGCRIMFENYWLSLLRAFNVIACVMIGLELLVSVISCCLCTSIRNDHRRSYY, encoded by the exons CTGCTTGCCTTGGTGCTAATCGCGTTCGGCATTTATGTGCTCTCCTCCTACAGAGTCAATGAAGTCGGTTCTTTGGCCGCCTATGCCTACATTTGTTTAGGTGTTGCCACAATACTTGTATCTTTGCTGGGATTCGTTGGTGCGGCCAGGGAAAGCGTTTGCTGTACAATTACA TTTATcacttttcttttgattttgttgatcTGCCAAATCGCAATCACTTTCCTTTTGGTGAAAGGTGAACAAACAGTAGCATCACATCTCTCGAATAATTTGGATGTGGCTTGGGAAGAAGAACTGAACAGCCCTGGAGCGATGTCTCTGTATGAGACTTGG CTCGGTTGTTGCGGTCGGGCCAGCCCACACGATTATATAGTCAATGATCGCATGCCGCCAATGACGTGCTTCAAGAATGGCGATAATACGAAGAGTGAAAATCTGATCGGCACCGGCTGTCGCATAATGTTTGAGAACTACTGGCTGAGCTTGTTGCGTGCCTTCAATGTAATCGCTTGTGTGATGATTGGCTTGGAG TTATTGGTTAGCGTGATCTCGTGCTGCCTGTGCACTAGCATACGCAATGATCACCGGCGCTCCTATTATTAA